CTGCCTGTGTATTACCTATGATTAAACAATTACATATTTCTGATATTATAGATTTAAGTCCATTCAATACATTCAATTTCCCATATTTGATAAATATGAGCGACCTTGTGTAATCATTGGTTACAATCCTATTTCTTAATTCTTCCAAGTATTCAGCTACTTTCGCATCTGAAAAACCTTTGACGGAGTATTTGAGATTGAAATTTCTATCCATCTTTTATCTAAAATAAGAGTAAGGTGATAAATATATTATTCAGGTTCATAACCTTCATAATAGTAAGATTGTGTAATACCCTTGAATATTACTTCCCGGTCATTTATCTGGTCGGTAAGTGCCTGATTCAACAAAGTACGCAGTTCTAAATCATTGATAGGGCTTCGCTCCATCGCTTGCAAATACAGGTGCTTGTCTACATTGCGCCAGTCAACAACCTTTGCCAGATTCTTCTTTAATATCATATCCAACCAAATGCGCATAGTTCTACCGTTTCCTTCCATAAAAGGATGCGCTATGTTCATTTCGACGTACTTCGCTACTATTTCATCGAATGTTGTTTCGGGCATCTTTTCTATTACTGGCAGCATAACATCAAGATACATACAATTAGCAAACCGGAAATTCCCTTTTGATATATTCAAAGTACGTATCTTTCCGGCAAAGATATACAGTCCGTCAAACAGATATCGGTGTATATCACATAGTCCCTTTATTGTTCCTACTTCGATACTGTCTATATCTCCCGTCTCAAACAAGGCATGAGCTTTGACAAGGCTTAGTTTATCTATTTCGTTTGTATTCATACTCACTCAGCTTTCAATGTTATTGACTTACCACAATGAGGACAGGTAAGAGAAGCAGCATTAGACTTTCCTACTATCTCACCTTTTGATATTAGTAACTCCCATATCTCAACCTCTAAAGCATCAGCAATCTTTTCTAAAGTAGTGTACGATGGCTTACCTGCTATAATTTGAGCAAGTCCTACGGTGGTCATACCTAATTTTTCAGCAAATTCTTTTTGAGTATAACCCTTTTCTTTGATTACTTCTTTTATTCTCATAAGTATATTCTTTAATATTTATAGTGCAAATATAAGTGAATAGTTTGTTTATTATAGTATTTACTTTAATAACAGATGTTAAATATAAGCATTTTCTTTATTATTCACGATAATTATTAAAGCATTTACTTTATATTTGCATCATCAAAGTTAAACAATAAGATATAAGCCTTATGACAAAAGAAGATTTAAACCAGATGTGCAGAGAATACCAACAGGTATTATCAATGAGTGAAGAAGAAATATTCGCCATGTACGAAGAAAGCAAATCAGAGTGCATCGCTTCTTTTGAGGCTGAAATCGACTTTTGGGAAAATTATTTCGGGTATAAATACTAATAAATTATACGATTATGGCAACGAATTTCAAAAATCAAATGAGAGAGTTAATGAAGCAGGCTTGGATGCTTGTTAAAGTGTACGGCTTTTCAATGGCTGATGCAATGAAGCAAGCTTGGCAGGTGCTGAAACTGAAAGCAGCTTTGAAGAAAGGTGTAGTAAAATTCTTCTATCAAAAGCTTAACGGTGAAATCCGTTGTACTTGGGGTACTTTGAAAGAGGACCTGATACCCGAAACAAAGGGCACAGAGCGTAAAAAGAATGATAGCCTTATAACTTACTACGATAATGAGAAAGCAGCTTTCAGAAGCTTTAAAATAGCGAATTTAATCAAAGTAGGATAATTAACCCGGTGGGGTGTCTATCAAACGGACACCCCACCACAAAGATATAACTATGTATTTTCCATTAGAGATTAACGAACAGTTGGCAAGTGCCATGAGAGCAGCAGCCGAATTTAAAGTAGAAGTAGAGAAGATTATCGAGTGCGTATGTGTTGATGAAAATGGCGAAACCGTAGATGACAAGAACGACTACGAGAAAATGAGTGATACCATTTGTGAAATGATGGTGCGTATAGGGCACACAATGGGCAATATGATTACAGAAATAGCCCTCGATGAAGTGAGAAAACTAAACCCCAACAACAACCGCCTAAACCTTGAAAGCCATGTTTCTGAATGAGAGAGCGCAAGAACTTATTAAAGAATTGAGGGGTAACAGTAACGGTGGGGTAAACACTTACAAAGCCTCAATATGTGACGCAATGTCTATTATCATGTTCATGTATCAAATGCACGCTTCGGAAAGAGAGAAAGAGATGTTAGCGGATGCCATTGATACTCTATCAAACTATAACGATTTGATAACCGCATTATCAAAAGAGAAATGAAACTCTATATTATCATGCTGGTAGTAGGTATTATCCTGCTACTGGCAACTAACAGCGAATATTGTTTGAGTAATATAACCGGGCTGGCGATGGCTTATACCGCTTGCCACAAATTGAATATGTTTTATGAGTAAGGAAATCAAAGTCAGCAATACGGCTGAACTATGGATAAGAGAACGACAAGATAAAGATGTAAGATTGGCAACGCTTGCCGATATTAATAGAATCATGTGTCAAATAGTGAGAGACCAATCTGATGATTTAATCAATGATAATGTAGCCTTTGATATGCTTCTTACACTGACTAATCTTGCCATGTTTATAGAATCATTAGGAGAATAATTAGTGCCCGGCGTACATTATGCCGGGCTAAATTCATATATTTACGAACTAATACACACGATTATGAAGAATGAAGAAACTCTTTACCTGCCTATCAAACAGGTTTATTTTGATGAGATTATTGCCGGCACGAAGAAAGCCGAGTATCGAGAAGTGAAAGAAGGTATCACCGCCAACCGATATTTGCTGAAAGATGAAAACGGCAAGTATGTACTTAATCCCGAAGTTACAGAACCGGGTAAAGAATATTTCATCGACGACTACAACAACGGCAACTTCCCGTTCATACCAAAGAAATATAAGTACCTGGCACTGGCAGTCGGTTACGCAAAAGAACGTGATACTGCGACAGTCGAAGTTACCGGATATTCTTTTGAACCTCATTTAATCCGCTGCAATCTTTATGCGTTCTGGACGATAGTGTATCATTTGGGTGAAGTCATAGAGGTGCATCGAAAATGATTTCTCTGCGCTTATTCTGCGTTAAAGCAATTAAATCAAGTGTCATACGTGCGTGTGCATAGGCGTAATTAAGTGAATTATCTGATGTGTTCACATGCGCATGTACACGCATGTGCGCAAATGGTCGAGAATGTTACATTTTACACAGTCCATACACGCACGTGCGCAAAGAGAACTAAAGAATCTGAACCATTAAAAACGTGCGTGCGTGGAACTGGAGAAACGAGCGAAAAACGAGCAAAACAATTGATTTTCACCAATGGCCATTTTTGACCTATGGCTTTCATCAACAGGAATACCATCCTACAGAAACCAGATAGTATAAATGTACTATTAAGAATCCCTAACAGACATGGGCAATACAAGTTGTGCAAATGTTGTGCAAATTAGAAATAAGAAAACCGCAATCGTTTGATAGATAAACGTTTGCGGTTTTATCTTGTGATTCCGTTGCGATTCGAACGCAAGACCCACGCCTTAGAAGGGCGTTGCTCTATCCAGCTGAGCTACGGAACCATCCTTAATTGCGGTGCAAAGGTACGCTTTTCTGTGAAATTTGCAAAGATTTTACGCAGAAAATATTTTGTAAATAGCTGCTTTTATATCCGATTAGATGTTATAATCCTAATGGTAAACCAGTTACATACCATAAAATAAATAACAAAGTCCAGGCTAATAATATATAGAGAGAGTATCTCCAAGTATATTTCAGTAATGAACCATAGGTCGCTTGCTTATCATATTGCTGCATGTAAGTAAGGATAAGAGGCATGTAGAACATGAAAGGAGTGATGGCATTGGTGGCACTGTCACCAATACGAAAGGCGCATTGCACCATATCCGGAGAAATCCCCATATTGGCAAAGAACGGAACAAAGATGAAGGACATGAAAGTCCACTTGGCAGTGGCAGAAACCATAATAAGGTTCACAAGTGCTGTAAAGAGAATAAATAGAATGAGTATCCATAAACTCCCAAGATGGATGGACGAAAGCATGTCCGCTCCCATAATGGCTATACATTTATCCAAATGAGAATACTCGAAACACGCAAACATCTGAGCAGCAAAGAAAGTGATAACAAAGTAAACACCCAACAATTTCATAGGTTGAGTAAGCCC
The nucleotide sequence above comes from Bacteroides intestinalis DSM 17393. Encoded proteins:
- a CDS encoding helix-turn-helix domain-containing protein translates to MRIKEVIKEKGYTQKEFAEKLGMTTVGLAQIIAGKPSYTTLEKIADALEVEIWELLISKGEIVGKSNAASLTCPHCGKSITLKAE
- the fic gene encoding protein adenylyltransferase Fic, translated to MNTNEIDKLSLVKAHALFETGDIDSIEVGTIKGLCDIHRYLFDGLYIFAGKIRTLNISKGNFRFANCMYLDVMLPVIEKMPETTFDEIVAKYVEMNIAHPFMEGNGRTMRIWLDMILKKNLAKVVDWRNVDKHLYLQAMERSPINDLELRTLLNQALTDQINDREVIFKGITQSYYYEGYEPE
- a CDS encoding SH3 beta-barrel fold-containing protein, whose amino-acid sequence is MATNFKNQMRELMKQAWMLVKVYGFSMADAMKQAWQVLKLKAALKKGVVKFFYQKLNGEIRCTWGTLKEDLIPETKGTERKKNDSLITYYDNEKAAFRSFKIANLIKVG